In one Corynebacterium bovis DSM 20582 = CIP 54.80 genomic region, the following are encoded:
- a CDS encoding TetR/AcrR family transcriptional regulator: protein MLPEDTGSHAPAGRTGGSSTGAPYGAPGTTVRRQDPVRRVGKKTGPKPRFSRQDVIDAALDIGINSFTMAAVASRLGVAAPAVYRLFDGRDDVTRACLVEVVAEMPRPDEDADWEAVIRHWAERTWETSEKYPGLARLLMSSPENYEHIRDRLQSMLTTVVDRGFTPGQAAFALDLVLGMTLSSFLGGSSVRSAVADVAVAAEAQGREFDRSSMERSDREIFEYKLQFIIDGMKDHCPDI from the coding sequence ATGCTCCCAGAAGACACAGGATCACACGCCCCCGCGGGCAGGACCGGCGGATCGTCGACCGGGGCTCCCTACGGTGCCCCGGGTACCACGGTGCGCCGTCAGGACCCCGTTCGCCGGGTCGGTAAGAAGACCGGCCCGAAGCCCCGTTTCTCCCGCCAGGACGTCATCGACGCGGCGCTCGACATCGGGATCAACTCCTTCACGATGGCGGCGGTCGCGTCCCGTCTCGGCGTCGCGGCCCCGGCCGTCTACCGCCTGTTCGACGGCCGTGACGACGTCACCCGTGCCTGCCTCGTCGAGGTCGTCGCCGAGATGCCCCGCCCGGACGAGGACGCCGACTGGGAGGCCGTCATCCGCCACTGGGCCGAGCGCACGTGGGAGACCAGCGAGAAGTACCCGGGCCTCGCCCGCCTGCTCATGTCCTCGCCGGAGAACTACGAGCACATCCGTGACCGTCTCCAGTCGATGCTCACCACCGTCGTCGACCGTGGCTTCACCCCGGGCCAGGCCGCGTTCGCCCTCGACCTCGTCCTCGGCATGACCCTGTCGAGCTTCCTCGGCGGGTCCTCCGTCCGCAGCGCCGTGGCCGACGTCGCCGTCGCCGCCGAGGCGCAGGGCCGGGAGTTCGACCGGTCCTCGATGGAGCGCTCCGACCGGGAGATCTTCGAGTACAAGCTCCAGTTCATCATCGACGGCATGAAGGACCACTGCCCGGACATCTGA